A single region of the Neotabrizicola shimadae genome encodes:
- a CDS encoding aldehyde dehydrogenase family protein, protein MTTPTIREIFDSMAYGPAPEGHAEALAWIGKHGGRFGHWIDGKFTKPGTTFATKNPATGAELAQITQGTADDIDRAVTAARKVQAKWAALGGPGRARVLYALARLVQKHARLFAVLETIDNGKPIRESRDIDVPLVARHFYYHAGLAQLLDSELPGHKALGVCGQVIPWNFPLLMLAWKVAPALAAGNTVVLKPAEYTPLTALLFAEISREAGLPKGVLNIVTGDGETGATLVAHPGVDKVAFTGSTSVGRRIREATAGSGKALTLELGGKSPYIVFDDADLDSAVEGLVDAIWFNQGQVCCAGSRLLVQESVADRFHEKLKRRMDGLRIGDPLDKCIDVGAVVDPVQLATITQMVDSNTAGETYRANTPVPQGCFYPPTLITGLGTADRLMQEEIFGPVLVSMTFRTPSEAVELANNTRYGLAATVWTENVNLALDMAPKLKAGVVWVNATNLFDAAAGFGGIRESGFGREGGWEGLLAYLKAPLLTKPVKTTPAMAAPADPEVTGIDRTAKLYVGGKQARPDGGYSQAIWSPKGKLLGHVGLGNRKDIRNAVEAAHAARGWGKATGHNRAQVIYYIAENLAARGPEFAARLRDLTGKPGEAEVDAAVNRLFTYAAWADKFDGAAKSVPMRGVALAMNEPVGVIGALCPDEAPLLGLVSLMAPAIAMGNAVVLVPSETFPLAATDLYQVLDTSDLPGGVVNIVTGSHSELAKPLAGHMDVDAVWTFSSTPLSALVEKESAANLKRTWVNNGRNPDWFSPSAEGRAFLRAATEVKTIWVPYGE, encoded by the coding sequence ATGACGACGCCGACCATCCGCGAGATCTTCGACTCCATGGCCTATGGCCCTGCACCCGAGGGCCATGCCGAAGCTCTGGCATGGATCGGCAAGCACGGCGGCCGCTTCGGACACTGGATCGACGGCAAGTTCACGAAGCCGGGCACGACCTTCGCCACGAAGAACCCGGCGACAGGCGCGGAGCTTGCCCAGATCACGCAGGGCACCGCCGATGACATCGACCGTGCAGTGACCGCCGCGCGCAAGGTGCAGGCCAAATGGGCCGCCCTTGGCGGGCCGGGCCGCGCGCGCGTGCTCTACGCTCTGGCCCGGCTGGTGCAGAAACACGCGCGCCTCTTCGCCGTGCTGGAAACGATCGACAACGGCAAGCCCATCCGCGAAAGCCGCGACATCGACGTGCCGCTGGTCGCCCGGCATTTCTACTATCACGCTGGCCTCGCCCAGCTTCTGGACAGCGAACTGCCGGGGCACAAGGCGCTTGGCGTCTGCGGCCAGGTCATCCCGTGGAACTTCCCGCTCCTCATGCTTGCATGGAAGGTCGCCCCGGCGCTGGCCGCCGGCAACACCGTGGTGCTGAAGCCCGCCGAATACACGCCGCTCACCGCCCTTCTCTTTGCGGAAATCAGCCGCGAGGCGGGACTGCCAAAGGGCGTCCTGAACATCGTCACCGGCGACGGCGAGACCGGCGCCACGCTGGTGGCTCATCCGGGCGTAGACAAGGTGGCCTTCACCGGCTCCACCTCGGTCGGCCGCAGGATCCGCGAGGCGACGGCAGGCTCTGGCAAGGCGCTCACGCTCGAACTGGGCGGCAAGTCGCCCTACATCGTCTTCGACGACGCCGACCTGGACAGCGCCGTCGAGGGGCTGGTGGATGCGATCTGGTTCAACCAGGGCCAGGTCTGCTGCGCAGGCTCCCGGCTTCTGGTGCAGGAAAGCGTGGCGGACCGCTTCCACGAAAAACTGAAGCGCCGGATGGACGGGCTGCGCATCGGCGATCCGCTGGACAAATGCATCGACGTGGGCGCGGTGGTGGACCCGGTGCAACTGGCGACCATCACGCAGATGGTGGACAGCAACACCGCCGGCGAAACCTACCGCGCCAACACGCCCGTGCCCCAGGGCTGCTTCTATCCGCCCACCCTCATCACCGGCCTCGGCACCGCCGACCGCCTGATGCAGGAGGAAATCTTCGGCCCTGTCCTTGTCTCCATGACCTTCCGCACGCCGTCCGAAGCAGTGGAACTCGCCAACAACACCCGCTACGGCCTTGCCGCGACCGTCTGGACCGAGAACGTCAACCTCGCCCTCGACATGGCGCCGAAGCTCAAGGCCGGCGTGGTCTGGGTCAACGCCACCAATCTGTTCGACGCCGCGGCAGGCTTTGGCGGCATCCGCGAATCCGGCTTCGGTCGCGAAGGTGGATGGGAAGGCTTGCTCGCCTACCTCAAGGCGCCGCTGCTCACAAAACCGGTGAAGACTACGCCAGCCATGGCCGCGCCCGCGGACCCCGAAGTCACCGGCATCGACCGCACCGCCAAGCTCTATGTCGGCGGCAAGCAGGCCCGACCCGATGGCGGCTATTCCCAGGCCATCTGGTCGCCCAAGGGCAAGCTTCTGGGCCATGTCGGCCTGGGCAACCGCAAGGACATCCGCAACGCGGTCGAAGCCGCCCATGCCGCCAGGGGCTGGGGCAAGGCCACCGGCCACAACCGCGCCCAGGTGATCTACTACATCGCCGAGAACCTCGCCGCCCGCGGGCCCGAGTTTGCCGCCCGCCTGCGTGACCTGACCGGCAAACCGGGCGAGGCAGAGGTGGACGCCGCGGTCAACCGGCTCTTCACCTATGCCGCCTGGGCCGACAAGTTCGACGGCGCCGCCAAATCGGTGCCCATGCGCGGCGTGGCGCTGGCCATGAACGAACCCGTGGGCGTCATCGGCGCACTCTGCCCAGACGAGGCCCCGCTTCTGGGTCTGGTCAGCCTGATGGCCCCTGCCATCGCCATGGGCAACGCCGTGGTGCTGGTTCCCTCCGAAACCTTCCCGCTCGCGGCGACCGACCTTTATCAGGTGCTCGACACCTCGGACCTGCCCGGCGGCGTGGTGAACATCGTCACCGGATCGCACAGCGAACTCGCCAAGCCGCTTGCCGGTCATATGGACGTGGATGCCGTCTGGACCTTCTCTTCCACCCCCCTTTCGGCGCTGGTCGAAAAGGAATCTGCCGCGAACCTGAAACGCACCTGGGTGAACAACGGCCGCAACCCCGACTGGTTCTCGCCCTCTGCCGAGGGCCGCGCCTTCCTGCGCGCCGCAACCGAGGTCAAGACGATCTGGGTGCCCTACGGCGAATGA
- a CDS encoding Na+/H+ antiporter subunit G, which translates to MTGLFAEILVAALLVIGGVFGLIGSFGLVKLRDPMQRLHAPTKAATVGLAGVLAASAFYFWFMHGMLTWHELLITIFIIVTAPMTAYFLSKAHLIRTVPKADLPPTGTGQDWATFTPDDPASHS; encoded by the coding sequence ATGACCGGCCTTTTCGCGGAAATCCTTGTTGCGGCGCTTCTGGTCATCGGCGGCGTGTTCGGCCTGATCGGATCATTCGGGCTGGTGAAACTGCGCGACCCGATGCAGCGCCTGCACGCGCCGACCAAGGCCGCCACCGTTGGGCTTGCCGGCGTGCTGGCCGCCTCGGCCTTCTATTTCTGGTTCATGCACGGAATGCTCACCTGGCACGAACTCCTGATCACCATCTTCATCATCGTGACGGCGCCGATGACCGCCTATTTCCTGTCCAAGGCGCATCTGATCCGCACCGTGCCCAAGGCCGACCTGCCGCCCACCGGCACTGGCCAGGACTGGGCGACCTTCACGCCGGACGATCCCGCCTCCCATTCCTGA
- the deoC gene encoding deoxyribose-phosphate aldolase produces MSTETLSPLVAAATAHDQLPQLAHVRNPGMALDLDWVMAAQANTSAIERRAATIGGRRSVKKEWQAAWLLKAITLIDLTTLSGDDSEGRVKRLCAKARQPVRADMLEALGMPGLKVGAVCVYHDMVETAVRALEGSGIPVAAVSTGFPAGLSPWKTRIMEIGESVAAGAREIDIVISRRHVLTGNWQALYDEMAEMRAACGEAHVKAILATGELGTLRNVAKASLVCMMAGADFIKTSTGKEGVNATLPVSLVMIRAIRDYEARSGIKVGYKPAGGISKAKDALLYLALMKDELGWPWLQPDLFRFGASSLLGDIERQLEHHLTGRYSAANRHAMG; encoded by the coding sequence TTGAGCACCGAAACCCTCAGCCCACTCGTGGCGGCCGCAACCGCGCATGACCAGCTGCCGCAGCTGGCCCATGTCCGCAACCCCGGCATGGCACTGGACCTCGATTGGGTCATGGCCGCCCAGGCCAACACCTCGGCCATCGAACGTCGCGCCGCCACGATCGGCGGTCGCCGCAGCGTCAAGAAGGAATGGCAGGCCGCCTGGCTGCTGAAAGCAATCACGCTGATCGACCTGACCACCCTGTCGGGCGACGACAGCGAGGGCCGCGTGAAGCGTCTTTGCGCCAAGGCCCGCCAGCCGGTGCGCGCCGACATGCTGGAGGCGCTCGGGATGCCCGGCCTGAAGGTCGGCGCGGTCTGCGTCTATCACGACATGGTGGAAACTGCGGTCCGCGCCCTGGAGGGCAGCGGTATCCCGGTCGCCGCCGTCTCCACCGGCTTCCCGGCCGGCCTCTCGCCCTGGAAGACCCGCATCATGGAAATCGGCGAAAGCGTCGCAGCCGGAGCCCGGGAAATCGACATCGTGATCTCGCGCCGTCATGTGCTGACCGGCAACTGGCAGGCGCTTTATGACGAGATGGCCGAAATGCGCGCTGCTTGCGGCGAGGCCCATGTGAAGGCGATCCTCGCTACGGGCGAGCTCGGCACGCTGCGCAACGTCGCGAAGGCGTCGCTGGTCTGCATGATGGCGGGGGCCGATTTCATCAAGACCTCGACCGGCAAGGAAGGCGTCAACGCCACGCTTCCCGTAAGCCTCGTGATGATCCGCGCCATCCGCGACTATGAGGCGCGCTCCGGCATCAAGGTCGGTTACAAGCCGGCCGGCGGCATTTCCAAGGCCAAGGATGCGCTGCTGTATCTGGCGCTGATGAAGGACGAACTGGGCTGGCCCTGGCTCCAGCCCGACCTCTTCCGTTTCGGCGCCTCGTCACTCCTTGGCGACATCGAGAGGCAGCTGGAGCACCACCTGACCGGGCGCTACTCCGCCGCCAACCGCCACGCGATGGGCTGA